The proteins below come from a single Miscanthus floridulus cultivar M001 chromosome 1, ASM1932011v1, whole genome shotgun sequence genomic window:
- the LOC136508019 gene encoding protein synthesis inhibitor II-like, whose amino-acid sequence MATNANETQSATNPLFTVIFDVTNNDNYGDFIAGLRHRLGNPRHFSRNRPVLPPVEAGQHPPRRWFHVVLMTQAGALTLATRADNLYLEGFRSRDGTWWGLTRGLIPGATYLGFGGSYRDLLGDSDRLASVALGPQQMTEAVNALAARVPADLASGAAQQRARDALPVLLLMVHEATRFATVSGLVAGLMHPRAAMKNGTITMEMKAQVNGWQDLSTALLRADAVTPGQFTPFQCMGVRTVEEAAATVGILLFVEVRGGMTAETALRLFRGN is encoded by the coding sequence ATGGCTACCAACGCGAACGAAACACAATCGGCGACGAACCCGCTCTTCACCGTCATATTCGACGTGACGAACAACGACAACTACGGCGACTTCATCGCCGGCCTGCGGCACAGGCTAGGCAACCCGAGGCACTTCTCCCGCAACCGCCCCGTCCTCCCGCCGGTGGAGGCTGGCCAGCACCCGCCACGCCGCTGGTTCCACGTCGTGCTCATGACCCAGGCCGGCGCGCTCACGCTGGCCACGCGCGCCGACAACCTCTACCTGGAGGGCTTCCGGAGCCGCGACGGCACGTGGTGGGGGCTCACCCGCGGCCTCATCCCGGGCGCCACCTACCTGGGCTTCGGCGGCTCCTACCGCGACCTGCTCGGCGACTCGGACCGCCTCGCCAGCGTCGCCCTCGGCCCGCAGCAGATGACGGAGGCCGTCAACGCGCTCGCCGCGCGCGTCCCGGCCGACCTCGCCTCCGGCGCGGCGCAGCAGCGGGCGAGGGACGCGCTGCCGGTGCTGCTGCTCATGGTGCACGAGGCCACGCGGTTCGCGACCGTGTCGGGGCTCGTGGCCGGCCTGATGCACCCCAGGGCGGCGATGAAGAACGGCACCATCACCATGGAGATGAAGGCGCAGGTGAACGGGTGGCAGGACCTGTCCACCGCGCTGCTGCGGGCGGACGCGGTGACACCGGGGCAGTTCACGCCGTTCCAATGCATGGGTGTAAGGACGGTGGAGGAGGCCGCCGCGACGGTGGGGATACTGCTGTTCGTTGAGGTGCGCGGCGGGATGACGGCGGAGACGGCATTGCGGTTGTTCCGTGGgaactaa